A stretch of Sulfitobacter sp. THAF37 DNA encodes these proteins:
- a CDS encoding molybdopterin-binding protein, giving the protein MKFGPVPLTEAEGAVLAHSVQTGEGRLRKGRTLTPEDVNALAEAGHETVIVARLDRDDLGEDRAAERLARAVLGQGQGLKLTRAFTGRVNLLAQGPGVAELDVPALEAVNAVHPMITIATVPPWQQMRDGGMVATIKIISYAVPLADLDRACAAVDAAGAIGLRQPVLKTATLIITEIPGGVGDKGRTAIAGRLEALGVTFEAVRMVPHRRAPLATALAGCTSDLVLVLTGSATSDIDDVAPAALRAAGGSVTRFGMPVDPGNLLFLGDLGGRPVIGLPGCARAPALNGADWVLSRVICGVPVTSADIAGMGVGGLLKEIPTRPQPRRGRTT; this is encoded by the coding sequence GTGAAATTCGGCCCGGTTCCGCTGACCGAAGCCGAGGGCGCGGTGCTGGCCCATTCGGTGCAGACCGGGGAGGGACGTCTGCGCAAGGGCCGGACGCTGACACCGGAGGATGTGAACGCCCTGGCCGAGGCGGGACATGAGACCGTGATCGTTGCGCGGCTCGATCGGGACGATCTGGGCGAAGACCGCGCCGCGGAGCGGCTGGCGCGCGCCGTTCTGGGGCAAGGCCAGGGGCTGAAGCTCACGCGGGCTTTCACCGGGCGCGTCAACTTGCTGGCCCAGGGGCCGGGGGTGGCGGAGCTGGATGTGCCAGCACTTGAGGCGGTGAACGCTGTGCATCCGATGATCACCATCGCAACCGTCCCTCCCTGGCAACAGATGCGCGACGGCGGCATGGTCGCCACGATCAAGATCATTTCCTACGCGGTGCCGCTTGCGGACCTCGACCGTGCCTGCGCGGCGGTCGACGCGGCGGGTGCCATTGGTCTGCGCCAGCCGGTGCTGAAGACCGCGACGCTGATCATCACCGAGATACCCGGCGGCGTGGGCGACAAGGGGCGCACCGCCATCGCGGGCCGGCTGGAGGCGCTTGGCGTGACGTTTGAGGCGGTGCGGATGGTGCCGCACCGCCGCGCGCCGCTGGCGACAGCACTGGCCGGGTGCACGTCGGACCTGGTGCTGGTGCTGACCGGCTCCGCCACGTCGGACATCGACGACGTGGCCCCCGCCGCCCTGCGCGCCGCCGGGGGCAGCGTCACGCGCTTCGGCATGCCGGTGGACCCGGGCAACCTGTTGTTTCTTGGCGATCTGGGGGGGCGTCCCGTGATCGGGCTTCCGGGCTGCGCGCGGGCGCCTGCGCTGAACGGGGCCGACTGGGTGCTGTCGCGGGTGATCTGCGGCGTGCCCGTCACATCAGCCGACATCGCGGGCATGGGCGTGGGCGGATTGCTCAAGGAAATTCCGACCCGCCCGCAGCCGCGCCGGGGCCGCACGACCTGA
- a CDS encoding XdhC family protein, with protein MAAQTAPEQALAWIDAGQRVALATVIETWGSAPRRVGAQLVVSGEGEMEGSVSGGCVEGAVVVEALEALEQGGNRVLEYGVSDGDAFAVGLACGGNIRILVEPVGDGGMPEAMLRDLVAARAARRAVAYEVALDGSHRRLVEEGHADRFRMDRSGVSEDGGTFIAIHNPPLRLIIVGGVHIAQHLVGMARATGFDPVVVDPREAFGAAARFPDAQVVNDWPDAALEEIGLDARCAVVLLTHDPKLDDPAIHCALRSDAFYIGALGSTRTHASRLARLAEAGFAEDRVGRIHGPIGLDIGAAGPAEIAVSILAEMIQTLRRP; from the coding sequence ATGGCAGCGCAGACAGCACCGGAACAGGCCCTGGCATGGATCGACGCAGGCCAGCGGGTGGCACTGGCGACGGTGATCGAGACCTGGGGATCCGCGCCGCGCCGGGTGGGCGCGCAGCTGGTCGTCTCGGGCGAGGGCGAGATGGAAGGTTCTGTCTCGGGCGGCTGCGTCGAAGGCGCGGTGGTGGTCGAGGCGCTGGAGGCGCTGGAGCAAGGCGGCAACCGTGTGCTGGAATACGGTGTCAGCGACGGCGACGCCTTTGCCGTGGGCCTTGCCTGCGGCGGCAACATCCGCATCCTGGTCGAGCCGGTCGGAGACGGCGGCATGCCCGAGGCGATGCTGCGCGATCTGGTGGCCGCGCGGGCGGCACGGCGGGCGGTCGCCTACGAGGTGGCGCTGGACGGCAGCCACCGAAGGTTGGTCGAGGAGGGGCACGCGGACAGGTTCCGCATGGACCGCTCCGGGGTCAGCGAGGATGGCGGGACCTTTATCGCCATCCACAACCCGCCGCTGCGCCTGATCATCGTGGGCGGCGTTCACATCGCGCAGCATCTGGTCGGCATGGCGCGCGCCACCGGGTTCGATCCGGTGGTGGTGGACCCGCGCGAAGCCTTTGGCGCCGCGGCCCGTTTTCCCGATGCGCAGGTGGTCAACGACTGGCCGGACGCGGCGCTGGAGGAGATCGGGCTGGATGCCCGCTGTGCCGTGGTGCTGCTGACCCATGACCCCAAGCTTGACGATCCGGCGATCCACTGTGCGCTGCGGTCAGACGCCTTTTATATCGGGGCGCTCGGCAGCACGCGCACCCATGCGTCGCGACTGGCGCGGCTGGCCGAGGCGGGTTTTGCCGAGGACCGGGTCGGGCGCATCCACGGCCCGATCGGGCTGGACATCGGCGCCGCCGGACCGGCCGAGATCGCGGTGTCCATCCTGGCCGAGATGATCCAGACCCTGAGGCGCCCGTGA
- a CDS encoding cell division protein ZapA, which translates to MPEVRITIGGRQFEVACQEGEESYLHSAAKMLDDEAQVLSDQVGRMPEARMLLMAGLLLADKTASIEDRIAEVKAELAEREAELAGLRNVKIEPERIEVPVVPQSVKETLAELAARAEALAAEVEEKAGR; encoded by the coding sequence ATGCCCGAGGTACGGATCACTATCGGCGGACGCCAGTTCGAAGTCGCCTGCCAGGAGGGCGAGGAAAGCTATCTGCATTCGGCCGCCAAGATGCTGGATGACGAGGCGCAGGTGCTGTCGGATCAGGTGGGGCGGATGCCCGAAGCGCGGATGCTGTTGATGGCGGGCCTGCTGCTGGCCGACAAGACGGCAAGCATCGAAGACCGCATCGCGGAAGTGAAAGCGGAACTGGCCGAGCGCGAGGCGGAACTGGCCGGTCTGCGCAACGTCAAGATCGAACCGGAACGGATCGAGGTGCCGGTGGTGCCGCAGTCGGTCAAGGAGACCCTGGCGGAACTGGCAGCCAGGGCCGAGGCGCTGGCGGCGGAAGTCGAGGAAAAGGCAGGTCGATAG
- a CDS encoding BolA/IbaG family iron-sulfur metabolism protein: protein MPMQASEIEDLIRAAFPDARIVVEGNDGVHMAAMVEDASFKGMNRVQQQRAVYAALKGKMDGANGELHALALTTRAPT, encoded by the coding sequence ATGCCCATGCAAGCCAGTGAGATCGAGGACCTGATCCGCGCGGCCTTTCCCGACGCCCGAATCGTGGTCGAGGGGAATGACGGCGTTCACATGGCGGCGATGGTGGAGGATGCCTCCTTCAAGGGCATGAACCGGGTGCAGCAGCAACGCGCGGTCTACGCCGCCCTCAAGGGCAAGATGGACGGGGCCAATGGCGAATTGCATGCCCTGGCCCTGACCACCCGGGCCCCGACCTGA
- a CDS encoding (2Fe-2S)-binding protein, with translation MTQVKMTVNGKTASGDVEGRTLLAQFLRDDQGLTGTHIGCDTSQCGACVVHVNGQAVKSCTMLAVEADGATVDTIEGQANADGSLNVIQQAFQDHHGLQCGFCTPGMVMSAAALLKDNPKPTEAEVRHYLDGNICRCTGYHNIVKAIMAASGQDVSAIAAE, from the coding sequence ATGACACAGGTCAAGATGACCGTGAACGGCAAAACCGCGTCCGGCGACGTGGAGGGCCGCACGCTGCTGGCACAATTCCTGCGGGACGATCAGGGTCTGACCGGGACGCACATCGGCTGCGACACCAGCCAGTGCGGCGCCTGTGTGGTGCACGTGAACGGGCAGGCGGTAAAGTCGTGCACCATGCTGGCGGTCGAAGCCGATGGCGCGACGGTGGACACGATTGAAGGGCAGGCCAACGCGGACGGATCGCTGAACGTGATCCAGCAGGCGTTCCAGGATCACCACGGCCTGCAGTGCGGTTTCTGCACCCCCGGCATGGTCATGTCCGCGGCGGCGCTGCTCAAGGACAACCCCAAACCGACGGAAGCCGAAGTGCGCCATTACCTTGATGGCAACATCTGCCGGTGCACCGGTTATCACAACATCGTCAAGGCGATCATGGCCGCATCCGGCCAGGACGTCAGCGCGATCGCAGCAGAATAA
- the grxD gene encoding Grx4 family monothiol glutaredoxin codes for MSDAKTQIQDTITANDVVLFMKGTKEMPQCGFSSRVAGVLNYMGVTYSDVNVLADEGIRQGIKDFSDWPTIPQLYVKGEFVGGCDIITEMTLSGELDTLFDENGVTYDKDAADKIREANG; via the coding sequence ATGAGCGACGCCAAGACGCAGATCCAGGACACCATCACCGCCAATGACGTGGTCCTTTTCATGAAAGGCACCAAGGAAATGCCGCAATGCGGGTTTTCCTCCCGCGTGGCGGGGGTGCTGAACTACATGGGTGTCACCTATTCCGACGTGAACGTGCTGGCGGACGAAGGCATCCGCCAGGGGATCAAGGATTTCTCCGACTGGCCGACCATTCCCCAGCTTTACGTCAAGGGCGAGTTCGTCGGCGGATGCGACATCATCACCGAGATGACGCTGTCGGGCGAACTGGACACGCTGTTCGATGAAAACGGCGTGACCTATGACAAGGACGCCGCCGACAAGATCCGCGAAGCGAACGGATAA